The Equus asinus isolate D_3611 breed Donkey chromosome 16, EquAss-T2T_v2, whole genome shotgun sequence DNA segment TTCCGCTCGGCCGCCTCCAGCTGCGCGGCCGGTGCCGGAGGCTGAGATTGACCCGAGGGGCCCGCCCCGCCCTCCTTCGGCGCGgcggcagggaggggaggagaggggcgggcccgcggggagggccgcccgggGGCGGGCCTTGGCTCCGCCCGCCCACCGCCCCAGCCCGGGGCTGCCGAGGGTTGTTCCCGCCGCCGGCCGTGGAACCTGCGGGGCTGACCCCTGGGGTCAGCAGAGATGCCTGGACTGTGGAGGATGGGCGGCGAGGCGAGGGGGGGAGCGGGGGCGACCCCCGAGGACTGTGCCTCTGCCCCGCCTTCCAGCCCCAAGGGGCGGACCGGCGTCGGGAAAGTTGAGAGGCGCTCGGGGTGGGGTCAGgagagggccgctgctgccctCCGGTGGCCAACCGGCCACCCGCGCCTACAACACCTGGGACTTCGCGGGAGGCGGGATTGGGAAAGGGCGGCCTCCGGGACGCCCGGGGAGGGGCCTGCGGAACATGCCCACCCTCTGCTCCTAGAATAAGAGTAAGTACAGCTGAACGTCATCCCCGCGTCTTGAAGACCTTTCGGAACCTATGAGGCCCATGCCATGGTTCCACCTCACAATCCCCTTCCTTCCCCCTGCCTGGAAATTCCATGAGCCAATTCCTACGTAGCCCTCAAAGGGCACTCTTGGAAATCCTTCCATATCCCCAGCTGGGAATTCAGTTCCCACCCCCACTGTATTGTTTCTCAGCTGCTAGAGACACAGCCTGGTCTGATGTGTCCCATTGGGTATTCACCTACAAGTGTCTCTCCTTCCCTGTGAGGGGGCTGAGGAGGTGGATAGAGGATGAGGAAGTCTCCCAACAGCTTGCTAGCTCCGTACACTGTATAGCTCAGCCCTTAGATGTTTGGGTTTAGTATACCCATCCCCTTTTGCCtgtaagaaaattgaggctcagagaagttaagtggcttgcccaaattttggcaatttgtGACAGAGTAAGAATTCACACAGTCAAGCCTGTCTGGCTCTAACGGCAGTGATCCCTCCTGCTGGCCCCCGTGCTCCTCCGGCCTGGCTCTTCCCACCACCTAACACAGTGGATGGCACATAATCACTTTTCAACAATTACcctctgaatgaatgaatgttagaaGTCGTAGAAGTCATACTTTAAAGATATGAAGTGCAACCCACACGTttgataaatgaggaaacaggtcTAGAGCAGTCTGGTCCCCAGGCCCCTTAACTTGCTCAGTTAACATTTATcgagaggccagccccgtggccgagtggttaagttcgcgcgctctgctttggcagcccagggtttcaccggttcagatcctgggcgtggacatggcaccgctcatgaagccatgctgaggtggcatcccacatgccacaactagaaggatccacaactaaaaatgcataactatgtaccagggggcttatggggaggaaaaaggaagaaaataaaataaaatctttttaaaaaaaaaacatttattgagtgtgaaCTGAGAGCTGTGTGCTCAGTTCAGATCGATTTTTGCCTTCAAAGAACTTAGCCTAAATTCGGAATACAGATATCTTAAAGCTAGCTGACAGTTACCGAACCCTTAATACCTGGACTTGGCTCTACACACATGAATTACTTTAGACCTTACAGCAACCCTATAGGTAGTCCTGTTAGTTATCTCCACTTTACTGAAGcaaattgaggctcagggaggttacaGAGCTAGTGTTGAGTCTGGCACCAGAACCCAGACAGCAGGACTCTGGAGCCCCTGCTCTTAGATGCTGCTCCCACCAACTCCTCACATAGATAGTCATAATACAGGAGGCAGTTGCTGTAGTGGGGCCTGTGGGCTGTGGGATACCCAGTCATGGAAGGCAGGTGAAGTGTTCAAGATAAGCTGATCAGTAGACTTTAAATGAGTTGGAGCTACTAGAGGCCCACAGAGTTACTGAAACCCCaggaaggtggtggtggtggtgaaagaGGGGGTGGGAGAAGGAAGCAGTGGCCAGATCATGAAGGTCCTTATATGCCATGCTCAAGAGTTGAGTGTCGATTTTGGTGTAGGTGCAGTAAGGAGCCACTGTAATGTTCTCTCAGGGAAATAACCAACTCAGATTCACACTGTGGAAAGGTCACCCCAACTGCTGTGTCCCTGGCATACTGGGGGACGCAGGAGGGTGGCCTGGAGACAGAGCCGGGAGATGAGTTAGGAGGCTGCTGTAGTAAAGAACTAAGGTAATGACAGTGGAGGTGGAGATATGTGGACAAAtatgcaatatatttttaaatatataatcaaCAATACTTAGTGATTGATTAGCTTGATGAGGAAGAGATGGAAGCCAAAGGTGAACAACTCCAAGATTTCTAAAGCAGCTGAGCTGGTGCCCAGCGAGATGATGAACCAGGACAAGGAACATGTTTGTGAGGCAAATGATGAATTCAGTTTGAGGTATGTTGAGCTGAAGTGCCTGTGGGATGTCTAGGAGATGTTTGGGAGATGACTGGGATATGTGGGTCTAAAGCTCAGGACAGATCTGGGCTAGACACCCTGATTTGGAAAACACCAGCAGGTGGAGTGAAGCCACAGAAGTGGATGAGTGTGTGTGGAGTCGGAAGGGCAGAGGGTGGAAGAAAGAACCTGGGAACACTACATTTTCAGGACTTTTCTGCTGTTCTTTCCACTACCCCAAAGAGCTTTTCCTTACCTTTTGGTTTCAAgtcaaaataaaggaagacacaGACCTTTATCCATCTGATTTATTTACCAATAGCTATAATTTTGGATCTAACTGACACCCCTTCTTCAGTTAATTTGCCGCTAAAGAAGGTCAGGGAGACAACTTCAGAATTTGCGCTGGAAGAGGGGTAAACATGGAGAGGCTGGCACGGTGATAGGAGGGTCAGGGCTGAGCCCCTCAGGAGTAACTGCCTGGCCCTCCCAGGGGGATGACGAAGACCGAGATGTCATCCCCGGAACCCAGCTTGTTGTTGGGGAGACGCCAGCCACGATCCCGGGGGGTGCCCCGGGCCCCCAGGACCAGAGCTTGGGCCAGAGCTGTGTACCTGCCAGGAGCATATGTGCACATTCATGTACCAACATGTATACAGGAAGATAGACACGCAGGCCCTGATGTGGGTCCCCGAGCATTGCTTCCCTTGCCCCACCCCTTCCTTCCCCACTGTTATCCCCTTGCTGCCATACAACCCATACCTGCTGGGGTCATTGGGCTCATAGGCTGACAGGACCTTGTCCACCGTGGTGGCTACCTCACAGTCACTAGTGACATCCCACAGTCCATCTGTTCCCAGGACTAGCACGTCGTCTGGGCAATGCTCATACTGCGTCAGGTCATACACTCGCACCTGGTAGGAAAGAGGATGGAGAGGGACCATGGGGATAAAGGGACCTGGGGTGAAAGCCAGCCTGAGACCCCCAGAGGAGGGAAGGTGTGGTTCGGGGCCCCCGTAGGGCTCACctcagggaagcaggagaggaaggGCTTGATGGGCAGGGTGGAACTGCAGACCTTGAGGTTGTGGTCTCCCAAGCCCCGGGTCACCCCGATGGTGGCCATCACTCGAGCCTAGAGGAAATGAGGAGGGGGTGCTGCTATAGCCCTCTCCCCgactctctgaaactgaggaccCCTCCCAACCCTACCCTCAGGTAGAACCTCCACCTCCCTAGAGAAGTTGTGGTGGGTCCTCTTGCCCTCTCCCACCTCTACCATGGAGTTTacctttttgccctccccacaGACCAGAGGAAACCTGAGATCCTCCAGCTCGATCTTTTTGTaggccctgggaggggggagTAGAAGAGGCATCACCTAGGCATCAAAGCCCCTCTCCCCTAGGAGCCACTCCCCTCACACAAACCCCTTAGAAGGGCCACAtccccccagctcccagcctagTCCAGCCTCTGGCTTCCACCTTGCTGCTGGTGAGGGATTGGTTGTGTTGCCATGGGAACGGGCCCCAGCTCTGAGGGAAGTGTTACCAGCCGGTCATGTTCTGGTCCCTGTACAGCATCCTCTGCCCCAGCTCCTTGGGCTGAACTCTGCGGGGAAACTCAAGGTGGGTGAATTCACCACCCAGCAGCTCTGGTTTCAGGAAGCCCTGGGGTTGGGAGTGGGCAGAGAGAGCAGAAGGGCCAGGGGGGCATTAGGCTTACAGCACACCTTGGTGTAGAGATGATGTTAATCACAGCAGACCCTTAAAAGGAgtttactatgtgccatgcactgttctaatattaacatatattaattcatttaatcctcacaacaaccctaaagCAGGAACTATTGATGCAAATTAAGGGAACTATCAAAGGTCACACAATTAGCAAAGTACTTGAACCTGGATTCAATCCCCAGCAGTCGAGCTCCAGAGCCAGTGCTTTAAAACACTAAGCTGTACTGCCTCTCAGGGGCCTTTGCTGTTTCCTTCCCCATCCTCTGAGTCCACTTCCTTCCTCACTTGGGGCCACAGTGGGAGCCCTGGAGCAGCCCACGAACTTCCTGCTGCACCCTCCACCAGCTCAGCCCTCCATAGTTTGCAGAGCGGCCTTCCCAGTAAGCTCCCAGTAAGGAGCTGTCTGTGTGGTGGGAGTTTGAGAGTTCTTGGGGACATAGGGTACAGAGAGGTAAAAGACTCAACAGAGAACGGGAGTAGAGAGTTGGTTCCTACTTACAAGCAGCTGAAGACGCTGGCGCTCAGTCTCCGGGGTGAACTCCCGGGACATTGGGATGATTTCACCATTCCGGACAATGATGGCTCtgcccagaaaaagaaaaggtttggGCTTGGCTTTCCTCAGCCCCCTCATGGAGAATTCCAGAAAGACTAGGCCCTCTCCATAATGACCTTTAAGATCCCTCACCCAGACCCCTATATTTTCTCCCCTTGTGGATATTTCAGGCCTTTCCCTATGTCTGTGATCCCTGCTGACCCGCTCCAATATGATTTTTAGCACCTGCCACCTCACTCTCTTCTATTCTCCCATCCCAGAGAGTATGACCCCTGTAGCCATTTTCAAAGTCCCCCCTCCATACCTGCTGTCACCTGCATTGGCCACATACACTTTGCCTAGCAAGTAGACCACAACCAGTGCACAGCAGCCCCCCTCCACTTGGTGGCCACGCCGCTCCCGGGCCATCTGCTCATCCTGCCACGTGAGGAAGGGTCAAAGGGGGTGGATGAAGAGGAGGTTCCAGGCACACAGCCACCCACCCTCCATCTGCAGAAATAAACTGGCCCAGCCAAGCCACActgaaagagaggagggaagacatGGGTATAACTtccccttctcctgccctctgaACTAGCCTCCGCTCAGGCTCTCAAAGGTGTTGTGAATTCCCCGGGGTCACCCCCTCAGGCCACCCGACTCCCATACAGAGTTGACCAGAGTGTCTGCTTAGCAGGCCCTTGGCCCAGACTGTCCACTCACCATGAGCTGGAAGGCATTCTCAATGGCTCCTACTACCAGGCTTTCATGGGTCACTTCCTTCTGCGAAGACCAGCAGGACTGAGGACCAACCAAGTGAGAGGAATCAGAGGAAATGGGGGCCCCTGGGGTGGACGGGAGGCAGAGCGGAGGTGGCGAGGGGTCCTGGAGTATCTCTACCAGGTCCTTTAGCTGCTCCCGAATGTGGCGATGCAGAAGCCGGGAGGCCATTTCAGCAGCTCCGCCCCCTGCATGCCCATCAAACAGGCCCCAGTAGTAGAAGCAGAGTCCCTGGTGGAGGAAAAGCTGGAGATgagtgtgtttgtgagtgtgtgtatgtgtgatgcaGGAGAACAGCAAGACTCTGGACATCCTTATAAACATCAGAGAGGAGGTCAGAGCCTGGTAGTAAAGGCAAATTagatttattcacttattcaccaaaggcctactatgtgtcagagaaaggaaagcatcaaaaaaccAAACTCAGAGGATAAAAGATAAGAATAAGTATTGGTAATTAATTAAAACATCCATAAATTCATAAGCATCTATAGTTTAAGTGGAAAACTAAACATTCATACGGACATGGTAGAATATAACTGATCAATGCCAGATAAAAGTTCTATGCCAGAAGATGGAAAGTCAGTGAATTAGGAGGTATGTCTTCCACATGTCTCAGATTTAAAACTAGATGCCTGGAATCCCTGAGGAAGTGTCACTGTGTCTCTGGAGGCTAGGAAAAGGGGTGGGGGCTTACCTGGCCTCGGCTAGGCTCCCTCGGTGCCCCGGAAACACTCCTCCGACCTTCCACATACACCACTTCACAGCAAGCCTGGTCCTCATTGTGCCGGCTCTTGCCAGCGTTGATGACCCTGCCAGGCCAGAGTGACCACATCAGGTTGGACACCAGACCAGGTCCTGGAATAACCCCCACCTTAGACACACACACCCTCTCTGGCCTGCTGGCCAAGTTGAGAAAGGTCACAGCcacctgggatccaggccagagggaggaggagaagggaggcagggCAAGGCACAAGTAGTACTGTCTGGGTGGCAGGCCCTACCGTCTCCTAGAAAGACGAGCAGCAGCACCTGCCTGCCTCAGTTCCCCCATCCCAGGCAAAGGGGGGCATCTCTAAGGATACTGCTGGGGGAGGGTCTGCATAGGGGGCAAGAGGTTTTACTTCCTTTTACCAAGACCCTACACCCCACCCTGAACCCGAGAGAACTCTTCTAGTACCTTGTCCACAGCACCCCACCCTCATGGGCACGACCACCCTTATCGTAAAACCATTCAGTGAAAGTTTTTGCTGCTTTGGCAATGAGGAAGTGTTCCAGCCCACATCGGGAAAGAGGAATCGAAATAGGGTAGGGGAGGAAGCCCACCTGGACTGCGCAGCGGCCACATAACCACCAATTCTTCCCAAATAGGAAGCTAAAAGAGCTGCTTGTGGGGCCGCGGGCCCACCAGCCACCACCCTCAGCGACCTCAGCGGCCCCATCTCTCAGTGCTCTGCTTTCCCAGCAGATGCATTAAAAATACACGCAGTCTGGGAGCAAGCCGGCTGCTCCCGCCACTCCGACCGCTCCGGGCCGGGGATCCACTTCCTCGCCTGGCCAGCGCAAGTTCACCCGCCGAGGGGCGTTCAAAGGGGACCCTCCCGCTTCCCCGGGCGGCCCCCTCCCCCGTCCCTGGGGAAGACTGCGGCCGCCTGGTGTCGCGGGCTATTTCTgggtgtggagggggaggggaacgGTAAGAGGAACAGGGAACTGGGGCGCTGGGGTCGGGAAGTCCAGGAGCGAGTCTTCCTAGCCGCCATCTGCCCTATTAAAAGGGACCCCCAGCTCCTTGaaacccctcctccctcagccatTAAACGACAGGGCCAAGACCGAGAACTGGCCAACTCATCCTTCTCTGGCCCTCCACCCTCGGGCTCCGGGAGGGAAGAAGGTCCCGAGGCTGCGCGGATGAGGGTAGTCAACGAGCTGGAAGGTCCTGAGGAAGGCTGCACCCGACTTGAGAAAGGGCTGGGAGGGGGTGCGGCTCAAAGCCCAGAGGACTGCAAAGGTCCTGGGAAAACGAAACTCCTGGCACGGAGCGCGGCGAGGGGAACGCATCCCAGGGCTCGAGAtgctgaggtggggagggggtaggGGTGAGGTTGCCACCCCAGTTAGGGAGCCCCTGGGGGCGCTCACTCGGCGTAGCCTGTGCTCCAGGGCAGGCGACGGCCAGTGTCCGGAGGGCTTTGCACGGCCCGGCCAGCGTGGTCGTCGGCGCGTCGCAGCCCCCCTGGGCTCAGCTGCAGAAAGGTCGGTCTGGAGAAGCTCGCTCGAGCCTCTACTGTCTTCGCGGGCGCCGCGCTCCCGCCCCTACTCCTTGCCGGAGGGCTCCTGGGCTTTTCTGGAGGGGCGGCGGGCAGCGCGGAGGTCGCGTTGGGTAGGTCCGGCGACTTGGGGCGCGGAGGCGGGGCGCCCCCGGAGCTCACCAGGTGCGCCACGGCCGAGCGCACCCGGTTTAGCATGCTgcctccctgccccgccctcGGCCGTGGCCCCGCCCCTGGGCAGGCCCCGCCCCCTAGGGCCGGCGGTGGGCGGTGCTCGGTCCTGCCGGTTCTCCGCTGCCATTGGCTCGCGCCGCGCAGGGCCGGTCCCCGGCAAAACTTCCTCCCGCTTCGGGCCACCCCAGGAGCCGCCCAGCCGGCTCGCGGCCTCTTCCCCTCCCCGTTCCGGCTTCGCCCTGCCTCAGCTTCTTTGGGGAGGAAGGGTCTGCTGTTGTTGGAAGGGGacggagagaaggaaaccctatTTCAGTCGTGCTCTGGATTAGAATCAGCTAGAACTTCCCCATTGTGACGGGAGAGTGGTGTCCCCTCGCCCCTCGGTTCGTTGTGGCCAGCCCACCCAGAGGGTGATGGAGCTGATGACCTCACAGCGAAACCAGCCGCCTCGGCGACCGCTGAGTGTGAAGCACCTGGTGTGACCACACCTCTGGCTGGGGCTGCTGGAGAGAGAGTGAGGGCGAGCGAGCTGGTGCTGGGTGCGGGAGTGCGGGGGATGGGAGTTGTAACAACCCAGGCTGGAGCCACCACCCTGAATTAGGGAGCGGAGGTAAGGTCCTGGGCCCCTGTCGGCGGTGTTCCCGGTGAAGACCACCTCTAGATGTGGGAGAGCGGTTACCAGTTCGACTCCACTTTCTTTCTCAGGAGCCAGTCTCCCCCCACATTTGGACCTTCCCTGACCCCAGCAGGACTAGTTAGTAAggataacaataacaacaactacTACCGTTTGTTGAGGACTTACTACATCATAGGCCCTCTACAAAGCACTTTCCATGTATTAGGCCATGTATACCTCACACCAACCCCTCAAGTGGGTTTTATTATGTTCTTTTTACTGATAAGGCAGTACTGGAACTCCTTTCATTTTACATGACTTGCCCCaagaggtcacacagccagtgagggaTTCACATTCCCTCACAGGGATTCACTGTCACTCCCTGGACAGCCAACTTGATTCTGGTTAAGAACCAAGCTGATTTGTGGGTCTGACAGAGGAAGGGTTAAGGAGGTGAATGGCAGAGAGAAGGGGTGGGGGGTgccttctctcccaccctcctcctcctcttgagGCCGAGGCTGAGGGCAGTCCCAGGATGCTGAACAATCTCTGTGGCTGCCGCCAGGGGGAGACAAAGGCCAGGCTAAGCGCCTGCCTGCGGGGAGGATGGTACTTATGGTGGAAGAGCTCTGTACCTAAACCTGGTGTCAGGGAATTGATCACTAGGTCTCCAGAGGAACCTCCTACCCCATGCATGGTCCAGATGGGGACAAGGCCCTTGTAGTCCTAATGTAAGTCAGGGACCCCTGGCACCCAGCTGAGGGTTGGGACTCTACCTCTGAGCTCTGCTGGCAGAGTGCTGCCTGATCATAACCCTCTCCGTTCCCTGGGCTAAACTGTGCCCCTAGAACGGGTGGCTTTCCTGGCAGCTTCCACATGAAAATCTCAATAGTCATTCAGGTTTGTAGACTTGTTATAATTATGCCTGCACTCTGAACAGAGACAGCCAGAGAGAAAGaagtcatgagaaaaaaaaagaatcagaccCTAAGGCACATACAGGCAGACCGGGGGACAAAGAACATGCTGTGCTATGAGTATTTCCCTCCTGTTTGAGAAAAACTGGAGCCAGCTCTCAGATAAATGGCATAAACAAAGGcaaagattgaagaaaaaaatataacatcctggctatttttattattcagtgTTTCTGGGACAATTTACTTACCACTTTGCCGTGTCACCCAGCTCCCTAAGCCCAGCTCTTCAAAGCACGCACCAGGGTGTGGCTGCAagtgggccacagagccaggaccCAGACACCCCCTGGCTCCAGCACGAGATGGTCAGCAGGGACGTCATCAGCTCCCTTGGGCTCCAGAACAGCCCCCGACCATACCCAAATCCTAAGGCTCTCCTCTCCCTGAAACTCTCACCTCCTATTCCTGGCATCGTCACACCTCCTCCATCCTCAGACTGCCCCAGAACCTCTACTTGTCCCTGAGgcagcagagaggaagagggagaaggaggcagggtgGGAAGAAGCAGACTTGTGAGATGCTCTGCTCAGAACTGAGACTCTCTGCTCTGGCTGGCcctgccggggggggggggggcataaGGCCTCAGCTGGAACTGGGGATTGGGCATCCTCAAGACGGGCCCCCTTATCCCCGGCCACACGCAGTGGCTCAGGGCCCAGAAACGGGCTTCTTCCCattgcctctctcctccccattaCTCCAACTACAAAGCCCTCTTAAACCATACGGAATGTCCCTCACTTTGAGACAAATTCACAGACCACCTCCTTCTCCCATTTGTCTAATACTGTCACATCTAAAATCTTACCctgtaaaataattataaaattgcaATTATGTGGCATTTTTTTTGATTAAAAAGTGGGTCTCAGAGTTTGGTTCCTAAGCTGGGGGTCACACCCACCATTCATAGGGACCACTCACAAGCCTATGGTAGCCCTCCTGCCTGCCCGCCTCTACCCTCATACCTCCCCTGGGCCTTCCTGTCCCTGAGGACGCCACTCCTGGGGTAGAGATACTTGCTATTCCCGCCTCGATTTTAACAGCGGAGGGTCAACATATCAATCTAGACGAGCGTTGTAGACTAGAATTTTGTGCAAATAATTGGAATATTCTATATCTTTTCTGCCCAATACAGTAGTCCCTAGCtccatgtggctattgagcacttgaaatgtgatgAGTGCGAAtgagacatttaattttttaactttatttaatttacattttaatttaaccaCATACGGTTAGTGGCTACAGTATTGGACAGTGCAGTCTAGAATCTTCAAGGCTCAAAACCCATGAGGGTCTGAGCAATCACTCCTCGCACTCagcgcaccgccccccccccccgtcccctcGTCCCCTAGTCCCCAGAATCCCCAAGACCTCGAGAGTTTTGAGGGCCCTCACGGAGTTACCCGAGCCTGCACCGCGAAGAAGTCCAACCGGGCGGGACCGCGGGGGCCGCGGGTCTCTCTGCCTTCGTCTCGCCTCGGCCGCCAGGGGCCGCTGCGTCGTcccccgtcccccccccccccccccccccccccccccccccccggccggCCAAGCGCtccgcgggtggcggcggcggggcccgCGCGGGGCTGGTGAAGCGAGGGCGGCCCCGGCGAGAAGGAGGCGGCGGCAGATGAGCGCTCCCCACCTGCCGGCCCGAGCCTCGGAGGGACCCCGGCTGAGCTCTGCAGCGCCGACGGGCCCGGAGCGGGATCAGGCATGACCATGATCCCGGTTTGGCCAGAGCCCCGCTGCCTCGGGGACACAGCAACTTGGTAAGGGGGACACGGCTCCGGATTAGACAGCACCCGAGCTGGCCGCTCCAGCGCGAAGTCTGCCTTTCCGAGTCTTGGTCCCGGGCTTCGAGGCCGGGGGAACCTCAGGCTGGCGGTGGAACCGGTGGCACCGCCGTGGGCCGGGTAGGTCTCAGGCGTGGGGGCTCAGAACGTGGAGGGAGTGggccttgggggaggggaaggtagGGAAAGGTTAAGAGGGCTTGTGGATTCCATTCGCAACCCCAGGCTGCTAGCAGACTGCTAAGTCAGCCTCAACATAGCCTGGATTGGGGTTTGGGAAAAACagcctgggaaactgaggcaggagtgtgGAAGCCCCAGAACAAATTCCAGAAGCTTCCTTCTCCAGCTGTCTCTGAGGGAGGGAATAGAATGCCAGAGAACCCAGCTCAAATGGCCACCCCCAGTCTTTTGGGTCTTGGGGTTCACAGGAGAGATGAGAGAGCTGGATTGGAGGGTGTGGCAGCTCAGAGAGAAATGGGATGGGGAccaccagagagaaaacaaagctgCGTTTGTAAGGATCAAAATGAAGGTTGTGATATGGACAGGGAGAGGAGACACCTACTCAGGAAAGAGGTACATCTAGAAGGGCCCATAGAGTACACCCTTTCCTGGGGTGCTGGCACCATTTCCTCCATCTGCCCCCATGGTCCTCTCTGGGCTCTTACTTGGGGGAGCTGGGACACAGGGCTCCCCGTCCTTCCTGGGCCCCACCATCCTACCTGCCTCAGTTCCACCTCCCTTtgcaggctgagggagggaggagaggtcgTAGGGAGAAATGGAGAAGCCCTTGGGGCTGTggcctctgaggctcagagacctgGAGGACCCCCCTTCTAGCCCTCAGGAGTGGGAATGGGGCGAAGGCGGCGGAGTTGAGCCAGCTCCGTATGAGTCCAGGAAGCAGGTGcgatggggagaggaggaggaggcagagaggattCAGGACCTCAGGGGTCTCTTCCAGCAGCGTTCTGTCAGATTCTGCTCAGGAACCCTTCCCTGGTCTTCAGCTCCCTCCCAAGGCCAGGGAGGCGAGAATGTTGATTCTTAGACACCTCCTACCGTCAGCCCCGCTTCACTCTGGGGACAGAGAGACTCCCTCAGGCCACTCTTCTCATGTTCCCTACCCTACATGTTGCCAGAATCTGCAAGGACCCCTGTGAATTCCCAGGGCAGAGGAAggctctgccccctgccctggcATCTTGGGGAACAGCTTCACAACTGGGTTCTACTTCAGTGCCCAGCACACCCACTTGACTTCACCCAGACCCCGTTCACCCCCTGCAGGACCATGGGCTCCCTCCGTCCTTTATACAACCTC contains these protein-coding regions:
- the PPM1J gene encoding protein phosphatase 1J isoform X1, with product MLNRVRSAVAHLVSSGGAPPPRPKSPDLPNATSALPAAPPEKPRSPPARSRGGSAAPAKTVEARASFSRPTFLQLSPGGLRRADDHAGRAVQSPPDTGRRLPWSTGYAEVINAGKSRHNEDQACCEVVYVEGRRSVSGAPREPSRGQLFLHQGLCFYYWGLFDGHAGGGAAEMASRLLHRHIREQLKDLVEILQDPSPPPLCLPSTPGAPISSDSSHLVGPQSCWSSQKEVTHESLVVGAIENAFQLMDEQMARERRGHQVEGGCCALVVVYLLGKVYVANAGDSRAIIVRNGEIIPMSREFTPETERQRLQLLGFLKPELLGGEFTHLEFPRRVQPKELGQRMLYRDQNMTGWAYKKIELEDLRFPLVCGEGKKARVMATIGVTRGLGDHNLKVCSSTLPIKPFLSCFPEVRVYDLTQYEHCPDDVLVLGTDGLWDVTSDCEVATTVDKVLSAYEPNDPSRYTALAQALVLGARGTPRDRGWRLPNNKLGSGDDISVFVIPLGGPGSYS
- the PPM1J gene encoding protein phosphatase 1J isoform X5; its protein translation is MLNRVRSAVAHLVSSGGAPPPRPKSPDLPNATSALPAAPPEKPRSPPARSRGGSAAPAKTVEARASFSRPTFLQLSPGGLRRADDHAGRAVQSPPDTGRRLPWSTGYAEVINAGKSRHNEDQACCEVVYVEGRRSVSGAPREPSRGQSCWSSQKEVTHESLVVGAIENAFQLMDEQMARERRGHQVEGGCCALVVVYLLGKVYVANAGDSRAIIVRNGEIIPMSREFTPETERQRLQLLGFLKPELLGGEFTHLEFPRRVQPKELGQRMLYRDQNMTGWAYKKIELEDLRFPLVCGEGKKARVMATIGVTRGLGDHNLKVCSSTLPIKPFLSCFPEVRVYDLTQYEHCPDDVLVLGTDGLWDVTSDCEVATTVDKVLSAYEPNDPSRYTALAQALVLGARGTPRDRGWRLPNNKLGSGDDISVFVIPLGGPGSYS
- the PPM1J gene encoding protein phosphatase 1J isoform X2 — its product is MLNRVRSAVAHLVSSGGAPPPRPKSPDLPNATSALPAAPPEKPRSPPARSRGGSAAPAKTVEARASFSRPTFLQLSPGGLRRADDHAGRAVQSPPDTGRRLPWSTGYAEVINAGKSRHNEDQACCEVVYVEGRRSVSGAPREPSRGQGLCFYYWGLFDGHAGGGAAEMASRLLHRHIREQLKDLVEILQDPSPPPLCLPSTPGAPISSDSSHLVGPQSCWSSQKEVTHESLVVGAIENAFQLMDEQMARERRGHQVEGGCCALVVVYLLGKVYVANAGDSRAIIVRNGEIIPMSREFTPETERQRLQLLGFLKPELLGGEFTHLEFPRRVQPKELGQRMLYRDQNMTGWAYKKIELEDLRFPLVCGEGKKARVMATIGVTRGLGDHNLKVCSSTLPIKPFLSCFPEVRVYDLTQYEHCPDDVLVLGTDGLWDVTSDCEVATTVDKVLSAYEPNDPSRYTALAQALVLGARGTPRDRGWRLPNNKLGSGDDISVFVIPLGGPGSYS
- the PPM1J gene encoding protein phosphatase 1J isoform X4; this encodes MLNRVRSAVAHLVSSGGAPPPRPKSPDLPNATSALPAAPPEKPRSPPARSRGGSAAPAKTVEARASFSRPTFLQLSPGGLRRADDHAGRAVQSPPDTGRRLPWSTGYAEVINAGKSRHNEDQACCEVVYVEGRRSVSGAPREPSRGQGLCFYYWGLFDGHAGGGAAEMASRLLHRHIREQLKDLSCWSSQKEVTHESLVVGAIENAFQLMDEQMARERRGHQVEGGCCALVVVYLLGKVYVANAGDSRAIIVRNGEIIPMSREFTPETERQRLQLLGFLKPELLGGEFTHLEFPRRVQPKELGQRMLYRDQNMTGWAYKKIELEDLRFPLVCGEGKKARVMATIGVTRGLGDHNLKVCSSTLPIKPFLSCFPEVRVYDLTQYEHCPDDVLVLGTDGLWDVTSDCEVATTVDKVLSAYEPNDPSRYTALAQALVLGARGTPRDRGWRLPNNKLGSGDDISVFVIPLGGPGSYS
- the PPM1J gene encoding protein phosphatase 1J isoform X3; translation: MLNRVRSAVAHLVSSGGAPPPRPKSPDLPNATSALPAAPPEKPRSPPARSRGGSAAPAKTVEARASFSRPTFLQLSPGGLRRADDHAGRAVQSPPDTGRRLPWSTGYAEVINAGKSRHNEDQACCEVVYVEGRRSVSGAPREPSRGQLFLHQGLCFYYWGLFDGHAGGGAAEMASRLLHRHIREQLKDLSCWSSQKEVTHESLVVGAIENAFQLMDEQMARERRGHQVEGGCCALVVVYLLGKVYVANAGDSRAIIVRNGEIIPMSREFTPETERQRLQLLGFLKPELLGGEFTHLEFPRRVQPKELGQRMLYRDQNMTGWAYKKIELEDLRFPLVCGEGKKARVMATIGVTRGLGDHNLKVCSSTLPIKPFLSCFPEVRVYDLTQYEHCPDDVLVLGTDGLWDVTSDCEVATTVDKVLSAYEPNDPSRYTALAQALVLGARGTPRDRGWRLPNNKLGSGDDISVFVIPLGGPGSYS